A genomic region of Neisseria cinerea contains the following coding sequences:
- a CDS encoding LysM peptidoglycan-binding domain-containing protein gives MQHRIITLLCMAGMVFSTQTLAANLKVRPNAPQRYTVKQGDTLWGISGKYLYSPWQWSRLWGANRSQIHNPNLIYPGQVLVLRYVNGEPRLSLEQTDNIPVVKMSPNKEVSGYGIPAIDVNFYRVFMQHPQIISHKETVAAPRLVAGPDSRMLYTKGDRVYTKGLQEPGRYLTYRINKNITDPDTGKFLGQEVAFSGIVRSLPYTDAALEQRSEQAAEQLKDNEYYTRAHPLITPLRTHSIQPLVVETAISEIQQGDYLLKMPENTDQFDMIPHEPSRPVQAKIVSVFEGTGVAGQFQTITIDKGEADGLDKGTVLSLYKRNKVMKVNLSNNLAQAPKSKDTVELISTPAEEVSLAMVYRTSEHLSSAIILENISDISVGDTAANPGRDLENMPDSDRSRVKFGFDRSE, from the coding sequence ATGCAACATCGTATTATAACCCTGCTCTGCATGGCAGGCATGGTATTCTCGACACAAACTTTGGCGGCAAATCTGAAGGTGCGTCCGAATGCGCCGCAACGGTACACGGTCAAACAGGGCGACACCCTGTGGGGCATCTCCGGCAAATACCTGTACAGCCCGTGGCAATGGAGCCGCCTGTGGGGTGCGAACCGCAGCCAAATCCACAATCCCAACCTGATTTATCCGGGTCAGGTTTTGGTGTTGCGCTACGTTAACGGCGAACCGCGCCTCAGCCTGGAACAAACAGACAACATCCCGGTTGTCAAAATGAGTCCGAATAAAGAAGTGTCCGGATACGGTATTCCCGCTATCGATGTCAACTTCTACCGCGTCTTCATGCAGCATCCGCAAATCATTTCCCACAAAGAGACAGTCGCCGCGCCCCGACTGGTGGCCGGACCCGACAGCAGGATGCTGTATACCAAAGGAGATCGTGTTTACACTAAAGGGTTGCAAGAACCGGGCCGCTATCTGACCTACCGTATCAATAAAAATATCACCGATCCGGATACGGGTAAATTCCTCGGACAAGAAGTCGCATTCAGCGGCATCGTACGCTCCCTGCCCTATACCGATGCCGCCCTCGAACAACGCTCCGAACAGGCGGCGGAACAGTTGAAAGACAACGAATACTACACCCGCGCCCACCCTTTGATTACCCCGCTGCGTACCCATTCGATACAGCCGCTGGTGGTAGAAACCGCCATCTCTGAAATACAGCAGGGAGACTATCTGTTGAAAATGCCGGAAAACACCGACCAATTCGACATGATACCGCATGAGCCGTCCCGTCCGGTTCAAGCAAAAATCGTTTCCGTATTTGAAGGCACGGGGGTTGCCGGCCAGTTCCAAACCATTACGATAGACAAAGGCGAGGCGGACGGATTGGACAAAGGCACGGTACTGAGCCTCTACAAACGCAATAAGGTTATGAAAGTCAACCTCTCCAACAACTTGGCACAAGCACCCAAGAGTAAAGACACGGTCGAGCTGATTTCCACTCCTGCGGAAGAAGTGAGCCTGGCAATGGTTTACCGCACCTCCGAACACCTGTCGTCCGCCATCATTCTGGAAAACATCTCCGATATTTCCGTAGGCGATACCGCCGCCAATCCGGGACGCGATTTGGAAAATATGCCGGATTCGGACCGCAGCCGCGTGAAGTTTGGCTTCGACCGCTCCGAATAA
- the def gene encoding peptide deformylase: MALLNILQYPDERLHTVAKPVEQVDERIQKLVADMFETMYEARGIGLAATQVDVHERIVVMDLTEDRSEPRVFINPVIVEKDGETTYEEGCLSVPGIYDTVTRAESVKVEALNEKGEKFTLEADGLLAICVQHELDHLMGIVFVEHLSQLKQGRIKTKLKKRQKHTI, translated from the coding sequence ATGGCTTTACTGAATATCCTCCAATATCCCGACGAGCGTCTGCACACGGTGGCAAAGCCTGTCGAACAAGTTGACGAGCGCATCCAAAAGCTGGTTGCCGATATGTTTGAAACCATGTACGAGGCGCGCGGTATCGGGCTGGCGGCGACGCAGGTCGATGTGCACGAGCGCATCGTCGTGATGGATTTGACCGAAGACCGCAGCGAGCCGCGCGTGTTCATCAACCCCGTCATTGTTGAGAAAGACGGTGAAACCACTTACGAAGAAGGCTGCCTGTCGGTGCCGGGTATTTACGACACCGTTACCCGCGCCGAAAGCGTCAAGGTTGAGGCTCTGAACGAAAAAGGCGAGAAATTCACGCTGGAGGCAGACGGATTATTGGCGATTTGCGTACAGCACGAGTTGGACCACCTGATGGGTATCGTATTTGTCGAACACCTTTCCCAGCTTAAGCAGGGTCGGATTAAGACCAAACTGAAAAAACGTCAGAAACATACGATTTGA